One Thalassotalea sediminis DNA segment encodes these proteins:
- the tusC gene encoding sulfurtransferase complex subunit TusC: MSIKSLAIINQTAPFGHANAKDALDVALIMGSYEQPTSLYFHGDGVWQLVQESQPEKLNIKNFIKTFDALAFYDIEHIYVCQDSLLQRGLTAINEIDGLSILPAIEFSASLKRHHFILNF, from the coding sequence ATGAGTATCAAATCATTAGCTATTATCAATCAAACAGCCCCTTTTGGCCATGCTAACGCTAAAGATGCCTTAGATGTTGCCTTAATAATGGGGAGCTATGAACAACCAACAAGCCTTTATTTTCACGGCGATGGAGTCTGGCAACTTGTACAAGAAAGCCAGCCAGAAAAACTTAACATTAAAAACTTTATTAAGACCTTTGATGCGTTAGCTTTTTACGATATCGAACATATCTATGTATGCCAGGACAGTTTATTACAGCGTGGGTTAACCGCTATTAATGAAATTGATGGTTTAAGTATATTACCGGCCATTGAATTTTCTGCTTCGCTAAAACGTCACCATTTTATTTTAAACTTTTGA
- the tusD gene encoding sulfurtransferase complex subunit TusD has protein sequence MKNIAIIVTTPPTSHFTKTALEFVKDAAMQFNVTGVFFYQAGVLNGARNIDLPSDEVNLSIAWRNIAQDLNISLHLCSTAAERFGLTCFLDDGQPSLQTIQQGFKPSGLGEMVALINSADRMIQL, from the coding sequence GTGAAAAATATTGCAATTATTGTCACCACTCCGCCGACGAGTCATTTTACAAAAACGGCATTAGAATTTGTTAAAGATGCCGCAATGCAATTTAACGTTACCGGTGTATTTTTCTATCAAGCTGGTGTACTAAATGGTGCACGAAATATTGACCTACCAAGCGACGAAGTCAACTTATCTATCGCATGGCGTAATATTGCGCAAGACCTCAATATTTCATTACACTTGTGCAGTACTGCTGCAGAGCGCTTCGGTTTAACGTGTTTCCTAGACGATGGGCAACCATCATTACAAACAATACAGCAAGGTTTTAAACCTTCAGGTTTAGGTGAAATGGTCGCATTGATAAACAGCGCAGATAGGATGATTCAACTATGA
- a CDS encoding M23 family metallopeptidase — protein sequence MLNIKALRFFTVLPYLVTLAVTAQNLQLKGEIQQGGLIIGKTLPKSKVTLDNENLMLSPDGDFVFGFSRDENKTHTLIVKHPNGKVITKTLKPKAQSYNIQRVEGIAKKIMNPDPESVKRAKKDAEQVYLARNHVSKRVDFANGFIAPAKGTITGVYGSQRFYNGKPGRPHYGLDYAGPTGTPVTAPASGVVTLYVPDMFYSGGTMIIDHGHGVTSTFLHLSDSYVKEGDVVEKGEKVAAMGATGRVTGPHLDWRINWKHVKLDPALALKVFE from the coding sequence ATGCTTAATATCAAGGCACTACGCTTCTTTACCGTGTTACCTTACTTGGTAACATTGGCTGTAACAGCACAAAATTTACAATTAAAAGGTGAAATACAGCAGGGTGGTTTAATCATTGGCAAAACGTTACCTAAAAGCAAAGTAACGTTGGATAATGAAAACCTTATGTTATCGCCAGATGGTGATTTTGTTTTTGGGTTTTCACGCGATGAAAATAAAACGCATACGCTAATAGTAAAACACCCTAATGGTAAGGTAATCACTAAGACCTTAAAACCGAAAGCACAATCCTACAATATACAGCGTGTTGAAGGAATTGCTAAAAAGATCATGAACCCTGATCCTGAAAGTGTTAAGCGAGCAAAAAAAGACGCAGAACAAGTGTATTTAGCACGTAATCACGTGAGTAAACGGGTTGATTTTGCTAACGGGTTTATTGCACCTGCTAAGGGCACTATTACAGGTGTTTATGGCAGCCAGCGTTTTTATAATGGTAAACCTGGTCGTCCACATTATGGGTTAGATTACGCGGGACCAACAGGTACACCCGTAACTGCACCGGCTTCTGGTGTAGTTACGTTATACGTGCCAGACATGTTTTACTCAGGTGGAACAATGATAATAGATCACGGTCACGGTGTTACGTCAACGTTTTTGCACCTAAGCGATAGTTATGTTAAAGAAGGTGATGTAGTAGAAAAAGGTGAAAAAGTCGCCGCGATGGGAGCTACCGGACGAGTAACAGGGCCGCATTTAGATTGGCGGATTAACTGGAAACATGTCAAATTAGATCCAGCGCTAGCTTTAAAAGTGTTCGAATAA
- a CDS encoding tyrosine-type recombinase/integrase: MFANKSASEVYLLSLQSSQSRVTMSSLLNVVALKLQNKKSHSDVDWSVLNYEQILHLLSDLSSQGKSPSTINVYLSALKGVAKEAWRKKDIDVETYQHIKEIRRVRGSRSVKGRALELSELNQLIDYCMMQDGVIAMRDAAVVALVYGAGLRRHEAANLLLSDLNLKDATLRVLGKGNKERVNALHNRILEILDVWLQERGLEPGPLFLRARKGNRLVNEPISGQTIYDIIIRRYQEAGLKRLTPHDLRRTYATKLLENGEDVFVVQDLMGHSSVETTKNYDKRADVAKNKAAKALPF, encoded by the coding sequence ATGTTTGCCAACAAATCAGCATCTGAAGTTTATCTTTTGTCATTACAATCTTCACAAAGTCGAGTCACGATGAGTTCATTGCTTAATGTTGTTGCACTAAAATTACAAAATAAAAAATCACATAGCGATGTTGACTGGTCAGTGCTTAACTATGAACAAATTTTACATTTATTATCAGACTTATCTTCGCAAGGAAAATCACCTTCAACGATCAATGTTTATTTGTCAGCACTTAAAGGTGTCGCTAAAGAAGCTTGGCGTAAAAAAGATATTGATGTAGAAACTTATCAACACATTAAGGAGATCCGCAGAGTACGTGGTTCTCGCAGTGTTAAAGGACGGGCTTTAGAATTATCTGAACTTAATCAACTTATCGACTACTGCATGATGCAAGACGGCGTTATTGCCATGCGTGATGCTGCCGTGGTTGCTTTAGTTTATGGTGCCGGTCTTCGTCGTCATGAAGCTGCAAACTTATTATTAAGTGATCTCAACTTAAAAGACGCTACACTTCGTGTGCTTGGTAAAGGTAATAAGGAACGTGTTAATGCATTACACAATAGAATTCTTGAGATATTAGATGTATGGCTGCAAGAACGTGGTTTAGAGCCTGGTCCATTATTTTTAAGAGCACGTAAAGGAAACCGCTTAGTTAATGAACCTATTTCTGGGCAAACAATTTACGATATTATTATTAGGCGTTATCAAGAAGCAGGTTTAAAACGACTTACTCCGCATGATCTTCGTCGAACTTATGCGACAAAGTTATTAGAAAATGGTGAAGATGTTTTCGTTGTACAAGACTTAATGGGACATTCTTCAGTGGAAACCACCAAAAACTATGATAAACGAGCAGATGTCGCCAAAAATAAAGCTGCTAAAGCCCTACCGTTTTAA
- a CDS encoding Bax inhibitor-1/YccA family protein, with amino-acid sequence MRPDMSFQTASRSSAIEINKVLKNTYLLLSMTLAFSAVTAGVSMAMGLSHMAGLVMTLVAFGLLFVVNKQADKASGIFWIFAFTGLMGASLGPILNYYLAMANGGSLIMQALGGTALIFFALSGYALTSKKDFSFMGGFLMVGLLVVIVAAIANIFFAIPAVSLALSAAIIMIMSGLILFDTSRIIHGGETNYIRATVGLYLNIYNIFTSLLHLLGAFGGDD; translated from the coding sequence ATGAGACCTGATATGAGTTTTCAAACGGCGAGCAGAAGCTCTGCTATTGAAATCAACAAAGTGTTGAAAAACACCTATTTGTTATTGTCAATGACCTTAGCTTTTAGTGCCGTCACTGCCGGTGTTTCTATGGCCATGGGCTTGTCTCATATGGCTGGTTTAGTGATGACACTAGTGGCATTTGGTTTGTTATTTGTTGTAAATAAGCAAGCCGATAAAGCAAGTGGTATTTTTTGGATATTTGCTTTTACAGGTTTAATGGGTGCCTCATTAGGCCCTATTCTTAACTACTATTTAGCAATGGCTAATGGTGGTAGTTTGATCATGCAAGCGCTAGGTGGCACTGCCCTTATCTTTTTTGCACTTTCAGGCTATGCATTAACAAGTAAAAAAGACTTCTCCTTTATGGGTGGCTTTTTAATGGTTGGTTTACTTGTTGTTATCGTTGCAGCAATAGCAAATATTTTCTTCGCTATTCCAGCGGTATCGTTAGCGCTTAGTGCTGCAATTATCATGATAATGTCTGGCTTGATTTTATTTGATACTAGCCGCATCATCCATGGTGGTGAAACTAACTATATCCGCGCTACGGTAGGTTTGTATCTTAATATCTACAACATTTTCACAAGTCTACTGCATTTATTAGGCGCATTTGGCGGTGATGATTAA
- a CDS encoding 6-carboxytetrahydropterin synthase, translated as MQLFVKDLTVIDFSYCCSQRGIVGESWIVDVLLDGTLNDMKMVLDFAVVKKQIKAIIDDAVDHKLLIAEQCSSVTVTPSNYHDNHEFVDLTSARASYFLQSPSCAFAKLPCENITTTSVKQYLTDIILAQLPNNVQGLVLTLRPEQIDSDFYHYTHGLKLHDGNCQRIAHGHRSKIELFHNDKRSEDLEHFWCQRWQDIYIASEADRVAKSDIQLSSTAENLLTENHQLFAYQAPQGRFDIAVDSKVLEVVDCDSTVELLADYIARQLKMQQPKDHFTVIAYEGVGKGAIAHA; from the coding sequence ATGCAATTATTTGTCAAAGATTTAACTGTTATCGACTTTTCTTACTGTTGCTCACAAAGAGGTATTGTAGGCGAAAGTTGGATAGTTGACGTGTTATTAGATGGCACATTAAATGATATGAAAATGGTATTAGATTTTGCTGTGGTTAAAAAGCAAATTAAAGCCATAATTGATGATGCCGTAGATCACAAATTATTGATTGCTGAACAGTGCTCTTCGGTGACTGTTACTCCATCTAACTATCATGACAACCATGAGTTTGTTGATCTCACGTCTGCACGTGCAAGTTATTTTTTACAATCTCCAAGTTGTGCGTTTGCTAAGTTACCTTGTGAGAACATTACAACAACATCAGTAAAACAATATTTAACGGATATTATTCTTGCGCAATTACCTAATAACGTTCAAGGCTTAGTGTTAACGTTAAGACCAGAGCAAATTGACAGTGACTTTTATCATTATACCCATGGACTTAAACTACATGACGGTAATTGTCAGCGCATAGCACATGGTCACCGTTCAAAAATTGAACTTTTTCACAATGATAAACGCTCTGAAGATCTTGAACATTTTTGGTGTCAACGTTGGCAAGATATATATATTGCTTCGGAAGCTGATCGGGTAGCTAAAAGTGATATTCAGTTGTCTTCAACAGCGGAAAACTTGCTAACGGAAAACCATCAACTTTTTGCTTATCAAGCACCACAAGGGCGCTTTGATATTGCTGTAGACAGTAAAGTGTTAGAAGTGGTTGACTGTGACTCAACGGTCGAGTTACTCGCAGATTACATTGCACGGCAATTAAAAATGCAACAACCTAAAGATCATTTTACCGTTATTGCTTATGAAGGAGTAGGTAAAGGAGCAATAGCGCATGCTTAA
- a CDS encoding DUF1414 domain-containing protein: MPIVSKYSNERVEKIIQDLQNVLVDEKVTADLALMCLGNVVTNIIQHDIKESQRQAIVENFTHALKQSIKK, encoded by the coding sequence ATGCCTATTGTATCTAAGTATTCGAACGAACGTGTAGAAAAAATTATCCAAGACCTACAAAATGTATTGGTTGATGAAAAAGTAACCGCTGATCTCGCATTAATGTGTTTAGGCAATGTCGTTACTAATATTATTCAGCATGATATAAAAGAGTCTCAACGACAAGCTATTGTTGAAAATTTTACGCATGCTTTAAAACAGTCGATAAAAAAATAA
- a CDS encoding substrate-binding periplasmic protein, with protein MKCKMLITFISTLLICLTACANQRNNLSVGWELWYPYQYHNNQHLLVGLDVDIFNRIIEKADYKVDYTELPWKRHLQYIKLGKMDVAMGASISSERQNYAYFTQPYRTEQVKLYVRKGMKDKIILPNLRDLIASDYLIGVESGYYYGETYKTLMKQPAFQAHISEVIDLEQNVKLTLKGHLDGFFVDPVTMRAFIDKYKLFNEFEAHSVEIYQDDIYIMLSKKTMNEKDLERFNSAIEHLKQTGELDQISQQWTSVQMLKR; from the coding sequence GTGAAATGTAAAATGCTTATAACCTTTATATCAACACTCTTAATATGCCTTACTGCATGTGCAAATCAGCGAAATAATTTGTCAGTCGGTTGGGAACTCTGGTATCCCTATCAATATCACAATAATCAACATTTACTTGTTGGCCTAGATGTAGACATTTTTAATAGAATCATAGAAAAAGCCGACTATAAAGTGGATTACACAGAGTTACCCTGGAAAAGACATTTACAATATATCAAATTAGGTAAAATGGATGTTGCTATGGGAGCTTCTATTTCTTCTGAACGTCAAAATTACGCATATTTTACCCAGCCTTATCGCACTGAACAAGTGAAGCTCTACGTTCGTAAGGGTATGAAAGATAAAATAATATTGCCTAACCTACGGGATTTAATCGCGAGTGATTACTTAATAGGTGTTGAAAGTGGTTATTACTATGGTGAGACCTATAAAACTTTAATGAAACAACCCGCTTTTCAAGCCCATATTAGTGAAGTTATTGACCTTGAACAAAACGTAAAACTTACATTAAAAGGGCACTTAGATGGCTTTTTTGTTGATCCTGTAACTATGCGAGCGTTTATAGATAAGTACAAACTTTTTAATGAATTTGAAGCACATTCAGTAGAAATTTATCAAGACGATATTTACATTATGCTCAGTAAAAAAACGATGAATGAAAAAGATCTTGAGCGTTTTAATTCAGCAATTGAACACTTAAAACAGACGGGGGAACTCGATCAAATAAGTCAGCAATGGACCAGCGTACAAATGTTAAAACGGTAG
- the pyrC gene encoding dihydroorotase: MNTLTITRPDDWHVHLRDGESLSSTVADISRYFGRAIVMPNLVPPVTTADMAQDYYQRIMANNPSSSFKPLMVLYLTDNTTAEDIRQAKESGLVYAAKLYPAGATTNSSSGVTHVDNIANVIAEMELLNMPLLVHGEVTTSDIDIFDREAVFIDSILKPLVAKHPKLKVVLEHITTKNAVDFVTNASENVAATITAHHLLYNRNHMLVGGIRPHYYCLPILKRNIHQQALIKAATSGSSKFFLGTDSAPHPIGAKESACGCAGSYTAHAAIELYAEVFEQENALDKLEGFSSLHGPKFYDLPINKDTITLEKSAWPVPETMSLGNDVVVPIRAGEEIQWRVKG, encoded by the coding sequence ATGAACACATTAACAATTACAAGACCTGATGATTGGCATGTTCACCTGCGTGATGGTGAATCTCTAAGTTCTACCGTGGCTGATATAAGCCGCTATTTTGGTCGTGCTATTGTTATGCCTAACTTGGTTCCGCCAGTTACTACAGCAGACATGGCGCAAGATTATTACCAACGTATTATGGCTAACAACCCGTCATCTTCGTTTAAACCGCTAATGGTGCTATACCTCACTGATAATACTACTGCTGAAGATATTCGTCAGGCTAAAGAGAGCGGGCTAGTTTATGCTGCGAAGTTATACCCAGCAGGAGCAACGACTAATTCATCTTCAGGTGTAACACATGTTGATAACATAGCGAACGTCATTGCTGAAATGGAATTATTGAACATGCCATTACTTGTTCACGGAGAGGTGACTACTTCAGATATTGACATTTTTGATCGAGAAGCTGTGTTTATCGATAGCATATTAAAGCCACTCGTCGCAAAACACCCGAAATTAAAAGTAGTGTTAGAACACATCACCACTAAAAACGCAGTAGATTTTGTAACCAACGCAAGTGAAAATGTAGCAGCAACCATTACAGCACATCATTTACTGTACAATAGAAACCACATGTTAGTTGGTGGCATTCGCCCACATTATTACTGTTTGCCGATTTTGAAGCGTAATATACACCAACAAGCGCTTATTAAAGCGGCAACCAGTGGTAGTAGTAAGTTCTTTTTAGGTACTGATTCTGCACCGCACCCAATAGGTGCTAAAGAATCAGCGTGTGGGTGCGCAGGGTCGTATACAGCGCATGCCGCAATTGAACTTTATGCAGAAGTTTTTGAACAGGAAAATGCTCTTGATAAATTAGAAGGATTTTCAAGTTTGCATGGTCCTAAGTTTTACGACTTACCAATTAATAAAGATACCATTACGTTAGAAAAATCTGCTTGGCCTGTACCTGAAACGATGTCGCTTGGAAATGACGTTGTCGTACCAATAAGAGCGGGTGAAGAAATTCAATGGCGAGTAAAGGGTTAA
- the yejK gene encoding nucleoid-associated protein YejK — protein MSLIISNIALHYITRTGENSDVQVTFGPEQVEITPRIENFVDSLHNIYNGKGSKAYGHFTDEPTPTDHKNFIELITDYLDETESFNDFSKKSTALLKLELEKYDIEENGYLVFCHYEHMGGRYLLVAVIPVSEHYSVDGDLTISANKHLDTSKLQLAARIDLFDFQQNAQGNRYISFIKGRAGRKISDFFLEFLSCQEGLDAKEQTQTLVKAVEDFVSVNQLDAQEKQETRKELLSYCKDQKESAQEVSIKELGNVISKEGAKQDFYSFCQSNDYPLEDSFPHDQAIVNKVTKYSGYGAGISISFERSHFGQDVVYNAANDSLTIYKVPPNLKDQLLKLLQDEDRATQTSQPFE, from the coding sequence ATGAGTTTAATAATTTCTAACATTGCACTTCATTATATCACCCGAACTGGCGAAAATAGCGACGTTCAAGTAACGTTTGGTCCAGAGCAGGTTGAAATAACACCGCGAATTGAAAACTTCGTTGATTCACTACATAACATATACAATGGTAAAGGTAGCAAGGCGTACGGCCATTTTACCGACGAACCAACACCAACCGATCACAAGAACTTTATCGAATTGATCACTGACTATTTAGATGAAACTGAATCATTTAATGACTTTAGTAAAAAATCTACAGCGTTATTAAAGTTAGAGTTAGAAAAATATGACATAGAAGAAAATGGCTATTTAGTCTTTTGTCATTATGAGCATATGGGAGGGCGATATTTACTTGTTGCTGTTATCCCAGTATCGGAACATTACTCTGTTGATGGTGACTTAACGATTTCAGCGAATAAACACTTAGATACGTCGAAGTTGCAGTTAGCTGCTCGTATTGATTTATTTGATTTTCAACAAAATGCCCAAGGTAATCGATACATTTCTTTTATTAAAGGACGTGCAGGACGTAAAATTTCTGATTTCTTTTTAGAGTTTCTTTCTTGCCAAGAAGGTTTAGACGCAAAAGAACAAACGCAAACATTGGTAAAGGCAGTTGAAGATTTTGTTTCTGTTAATCAACTTGATGCACAAGAAAAACAAGAAACTCGTAAAGAGTTACTTTCTTATTGTAAAGATCAAAAAGAATCAGCACAGGAAGTCTCCATCAAGGAACTCGGCAATGTCATTTCAAAAGAGGGGGCTAAGCAGGATTTCTATAGTTTTTGTCAAAGCAATGATTACCCTTTAGAAGATTCATTTCCACATGATCAGGCCATTGTAAATAAGGTAACTAAATACTCTGGTTATGGTGCGGGTATCAGTATTAGTTTTGAACGTAGTCATTTTGGGCAAGATGTTGTGTATAATGCAGCTAATGATAGTTTAACAATATATAAAGTGCCGCCAAATTTGAAAGATCAGTTATTAAAGCTGCTTCAAGATGAAGATCGTGCGACACAGACCAGTCAGCCTTTTGAATAA
- a CDS encoding DNA-3-methyladenine glycosylase I, which yields MTEKATKCRCPWLDTSKDDYVKYHDQEWGVPVHDDVKLFEYLTLESAQAGLSWYTILKRRQGYKNAFKQFDVHQVAKMTETDVEQLMRDPGIIRNRKKIEATINNAQRFIEIQHEFGSFSIYQWQFVNNKTIVNTPKTLEEYQATSKESDAFSKDLKKRGFKFVGSTICYAHMQACGMINDHSMNCYRKQQITKQFNQ from the coding sequence ATGACAGAAAAAGCCACTAAATGTCGATGCCCTTGGCTAGATACATCTAAAGACGACTATGTTAAGTATCATGACCAAGAATGGGGAGTCCCTGTTCATGATGATGTCAAACTTTTTGAATATCTAACGTTAGAGTCAGCGCAAGCGGGGTTAAGTTGGTATACAATACTCAAGCGTCGACAAGGCTATAAAAATGCCTTTAAACAATTTGATGTCCATCAAGTGGCTAAAATGACCGAAACCGACGTAGAACAATTAATGCGTGATCCTGGAATAATTAGAAATAGAAAAAAAATTGAAGCGACTATTAACAATGCCCAGCGTTTTATTGAGATTCAACATGAATTTGGTAGTTTTAGTATTTATCAATGGCAATTTGTAAACAATAAAACAATAGTAAACACGCCAAAAACACTCGAAGAATATCAAGCGACTAGCAAAGAGTCTGACGCTTTTAGCAAAGATTTAAAAAAACGTGGATTTAAATTTGTTGGTTCTACAATATGTTATGCTCATATGCAGGCCTGTGGCATGATTAACGATCACAGTATGAACTGTTATAGAAAGCAACAAATTACTAAGCAGTTTAATCAATAA
- a CDS encoding DUF3413 domain-containing protein encodes MVTNKSSTYSKRLLLLVSWSHWFTFFNILAAILLSTFYLFTESLPETLLGKAYLITTWLSHMGFLTFIGFVLLIFPLTLILPKTRFIRATASIVFTFGLLLLLLDAFIYARLGYHLNASSSDQIIALIQTQISQNNRAFWFVSLLLFFAIFTFELVVSNYAWKHLRELQKNVYAKFVVFGLVVSFFFSHITHIWADANLEYDVLRQDTVLPLSYPATAKTLLTKYGMFDKEDYMARRTSPLSFGKQTPVYPNIQAACSNESTPNNSTILVLTSSDISQRQIEQFSNRTNESTLTLLKHIDNALPKNSWFNLLYSLPSIYEKQILDAKNTPVLFQVLSAKNISTELTVFSESNVENLAHYQPFFDTTHYYNDIANFVVGDKLVSAKKALYIYYFADEDQYQFELFVDALLLAQRTKTTKDYIWISSVGNKSIEDGLNIKPALFINPNGTNKALNRLTSHFDVVPSLLKNWLKCPLEGINHSVGSDIATLSRSRIIANTVDNGIMVFSKDKSVLVDQNGNFQSYSRQLEAPITVNKDFPLMIDGVHFIKQYNQANQTN; translated from the coding sequence ATGGTTACAAACAAATCATCCACATACAGTAAACGATTACTGCTATTAGTAAGCTGGAGCCATTGGTTTACATTTTTTAATATTCTGGCAGCAATTTTACTGTCGACGTTTTATTTATTTACTGAATCATTACCTGAAACACTACTAGGTAAAGCATATTTAATAACTACCTGGCTTAGCCATATGGGTTTTCTTACCTTTATAGGCTTCGTGTTATTGATTTTTCCATTAACACTCATATTACCTAAAACGCGTTTTATTCGGGCAACAGCGTCAATTGTCTTCACATTTGGCTTACTACTCTTATTGTTAGATGCGTTTATTTACGCGCGTTTAGGCTATCATTTAAACGCCTCATCAAGTGATCAAATAATAGCGTTAATACAAACTCAAATAAGTCAAAACAACCGCGCATTTTGGTTTGTTAGCTTATTATTGTTTTTCGCAATTTTTACATTTGAACTCGTTGTCAGTAACTACGCGTGGAAACATTTACGCGAATTACAAAAAAATGTATATGCAAAATTTGTTGTTTTTGGCTTGGTTGTATCATTCTTCTTTAGCCATATCACTCATATTTGGGCTGATGCTAACCTTGAATATGACGTTTTAAGACAAGATACTGTATTACCTTTATCTTACCCTGCAACAGCAAAAACGCTGTTAACCAAATATGGCATGTTTGACAAAGAAGACTATATGGCGAGACGTACTAGTCCATTATCTTTTGGCAAACAAACACCTGTTTATCCGAACATACAAGCAGCTTGTTCAAACGAAAGCACACCAAATAATAGTACTATTTTGGTATTAACTAGCAGCGATATTTCACAGCGACAAATTGAACAGTTTTCTAACAGAACTAACGAAAGTACCTTAACACTATTAAAACATATTGATAACGCGTTACCAAAAAACTCATGGTTCAACCTTCTCTACAGCCTGCCATCTATCTACGAAAAACAAATTTTAGACGCAAAAAACACGCCTGTGTTGTTTCAGGTATTATCAGCAAAGAATATATCAACTGAGTTAACGGTTTTTTCAGAGAGTAACGTTGAAAACTTAGCACATTATCAACCATTTTTTGACACCACACATTATTACAACGACATAGCTAACTTTGTTGTAGGTGATAAGTTAGTGTCAGCAAAAAAAGCGCTTTATATCTATTATTTTGCAGATGAAGATCAGTATCAGTTTGAGTTGTTTGTAGATGCCCTACTATTGGCCCAACGTACTAAAACAACCAAAGATTATATTTGGATAAGCTCTGTTGGTAATAAAAGTATTGAAGATGGCCTAAACATTAAACCGGCACTGTTTATTAATCCTAATGGTACTAACAAAGCACTTAATCGCTTAACGAGCCACTTTGACGTTGTTCCTTCACTGTTAAAGAATTGGCTAAAATGTCCACTTGAAGGCATTAATCATAGCGTTGGTTCAGATATCGCAACATTATCACGCAGTCGCATCATCGCGAATACTGTAGACAACGGTATTATGGTGTTTAGTAAAGATAAATCTGTTTTAGTTGATCAAAATGGTAACTTCCAAAGTTATTCTAGACAGCTAGAAGCTCCTATAACGGTCAATAAAGACTTTCCTTTAATGATTGATGGTGTTCACTTTATTAAACAATATAATCAAGCAAACCAAACAAATTAG
- a CDS encoding LysR family transcriptional regulator, which produces MRPDELKLLVIFDVIMIEKSITQAASSLSMTQPAVSNAVSRMRVLWKDKLFVPDGRRIQPTTYANNLWGKVRDSLYNINQALTPDIFEAKSAIRTFRVALPDIALNALWLDLRKLFEKEAPGLNLHAVPYTINRTKLLLDAADVDLVIGQSNRSLENICTEHLFDTDYVCVMRKNHPLSNKHLTVEEFSLAEHLLVSLSGDIASPTDQALQELGLKRRIAFTVNSFTSAVPIIKESNLIAILPTDLIHEHIEGSELAITAPPFNIPNSSISMLWHTRQSADIGLSWLRKHIKRIFIKRRDFQVKQVMKFIN; this is translated from the coding sequence ATGCGTCCAGATGAGTTAAAATTACTTGTTATCTTTGATGTGATAATGATAGAGAAATCCATAACGCAAGCTGCTTCCAGCCTTTCAATGACTCAACCAGCTGTGTCAAATGCTGTATCTCGAATGCGTGTTTTATGGAAAGACAAACTTTTTGTTCCAGATGGTCGAAGGATCCAACCTACAACATATGCCAATAATCTTTGGGGAAAAGTGCGGGATTCGCTGTACAATATAAACCAAGCCCTTACTCCCGATATATTTGAAGCAAAAAGTGCAATACGCACCTTTAGAGTAGCTTTACCTGATATTGCTCTTAATGCGCTTTGGCTAGATCTTCGAAAATTATTTGAAAAGGAAGCTCCTGGACTTAACTTACACGCAGTACCTTACACCATTAACCGTACTAAACTGCTACTCGATGCAGCAGATGTAGATCTTGTTATTGGCCAAAGTAACAGGTCATTGGAAAATATCTGCACTGAGCATTTGTTTGATACAGACTATGTCTGTGTAATGCGAAAAAACCACCCCTTGTCCAATAAGCATCTAACCGTAGAAGAATTCTCGCTTGCCGAGCATTTGTTAGTTTCATTATCAGGTGATATTGCTAGTCCAACAGATCAGGCTTTACAGGAATTAGGGTTAAAAAGACGTATAGCTTTTACGGTCAATAGTTTTACCTCTGCGGTGCCTATTATTAAAGAAAGCAACTTAATTGCTATTTTACCCACTGATCTTATCCATGAACATATAGAGGGCTCAGAGCTAGCTATTACCGCACCGCCCTTCAATATTCCTAATTCCTCAATTTCAATGTTATGGCACACAAGGCAAAGTGCTGATATAGGTTTAAGTTGGTTACGAAAACACATAAAGCGAATATTCATTAAGCGAAGAGATTTTCAAGTTAAACAAGTCATGAAATTCATTAATTGA